The Methanoregula boonei 6A8 genome has a window encoding:
- a CDS encoding M24 family metallopeptidase: MAMDPLDAAMKKCGADAFVHYATGEEADMRYLTRFVMHDPFVFFKRRRQPGTIIVPQMEAERASRESTTSVMTRTQAGLPDIVKKEKDPWKAAAKMIAGQAGKNLLVSPALPAALLRALEEHGHVIVDNGTVERVRAIKSPGEIRLMQAVQKKTERAMALGISLISHATVKKGILYHNGAPLTSELVRIAMHKQLMDEGCRAVETIISCGEDTAFPHIIGSGALKPHEPIVIDMFPRDEASGYYADMTRTVSKGKPSQKITEMYEAVKEAQQIGIATIKAGVSGADVHNAVVDYFKSRGYESDTRGFIHNLGHGVGLQVHELPTVGPAGGALEAGSVVTVEPGLYYPGVGGIRLEDMGAVRARQFAGFTQFEETLIV, translated from the coding sequence ATGGCAATGGATCCACTGGACGCTGCCATGAAGAAGTGCGGGGCGGATGCCTTTGTGCACTATGCTACAGGTGAAGAGGCGGACATGCGGTACCTTACCCGGTTCGTGATGCATGATCCCTTTGTCTTTTTTAAGCGGCGCAGGCAACCGGGCACCATCATCGTGCCCCAGATGGAGGCGGAGCGGGCATCACGGGAATCAACGACTTCGGTGATGACGCGCACCCAGGCAGGGCTCCCCGATATTGTCAAAAAAGAAAAGGATCCCTGGAAGGCCGCAGCAAAGATGATCGCCGGCCAGGCAGGAAAGAACCTGCTTGTTTCTCCTGCGCTTCCCGCCGCGCTCCTGCGCGCACTTGAGGAGCACGGCCATGTGATCGTTGACAATGGCACCGTAGAGAGAGTCCGGGCAATAAAGAGCCCCGGGGAGATCCGGCTCATGCAGGCTGTGCAGAAGAAGACCGAGCGTGCAATGGCGCTCGGGATCTCCCTCATCAGCCATGCCACCGTAAAAAAAGGCATCCTGTACCACAACGGCGCACCGCTCACCTCTGAACTTGTCCGTATTGCGATGCACAAGCAGCTGATGGATGAAGGGTGCCGCGCCGTGGAGACCATCATCTCGTGCGGAGAGGATACCGCCTTCCCCCACATTATCGGGAGCGGGGCCCTAAAGCCGCATGAGCCCATCGTGATCGACATGTTCCCACGGGATGAGGCATCGGGGTATTACGCGGATATGACCCGGACAGTCTCGAAAGGAAAGCCCAGCCAGAAGATCACCGAGATGTACGAGGCAGTAAAAGAGGCCCAGCAGATCGGTATTGCAACAATAAAAGCCGGGGTGTCGGGGGCAGATGTACATAACGCCGTGGTGGACTATTTCAAAAGCAGAGGATACGAGAGTGACACGAGGGGGTTTATCCATAATCTCGGGCACGGCGTCGGGCTTCAGGTCCATGAGCTCCCCACGGTCGGACCCGCAGGAGGCGCACTCGAAGCCGGGTCGGTGGTCACGGTTGAACCCGGCTTGTACTATCCCGGCGTCGGGGGCATACGGCTGGAGGATATGGGCGCAGTACGTGCCCGGCAGTTTGCCGGTTTCACGCAGTTTGAGGAGACGCTGATCGTATGA
- a CDS encoding malate dehydrogenase, whose protein sequence is MSKVTIIGATGNVGTFAAYAVSVDPHVHEILLYGREGREAFLKGLAQDFADSFAARGTNIRVTWTTSLKDVAGSDIVVITAGTPRGPGQNRLDLALGNARIIAPMARTIGTIAPDTKIIMVTNPVDVMTCVALKYSGLKPNQVFGLGTHLDSMRLKSLIASYFKVHVSEVHTRIIGEHGDSMVPLWSATTIGGIKISNLPAFAHLPVQDFIQSVKTSGEQIIKNKGSTVYGPGEAIATLVKTILGDENRILTVSAYVKSEVHGIGGVCIGVPARINKNGAFPVTIRIDESEVIAYRESVEKIRATIHQIIGELENDKDIGPAAPKRQKKTRV, encoded by the coding sequence ATGTCCAAAGTCACCATCATCGGTGCAACCGGCAATGTCGGTACCTTTGCTGCCTATGCAGTTTCTGTCGATCCCCATGTTCATGAAATTCTGCTGTACGGCCGTGAAGGGCGCGAAGCCTTCTTAAAAGGGCTTGCCCAGGATTTTGCCGATTCCTTTGCGGCACGGGGAACCAATATCCGGGTTACCTGGACCACGAGCCTCAAGGATGTGGCCGGTTCGGATATTGTTGTAATCACAGCGGGTACTCCCCGCGGACCGGGCCAGAATCGTCTTGACCTGGCGCTCGGGAACGCGCGGATCATTGCCCCGATGGCCCGTACGATCGGCACGATTGCCCCGGATACCAAGATCATTATGGTGACCAATCCTGTTGACGTGATGACCTGTGTTGCCCTGAAATATTCGGGCCTTAAGCCAAACCAGGTCTTTGGTCTTGGCACGCACCTGGATTCGATGCGGCTCAAGTCACTTATTGCAAGTTATTTCAAAGTGCATGTCAGCGAGGTCCATACCCGTATCATCGGGGAACACGGGGACAGCATGGTGCCACTCTGGTCAGCGACCACGATTGGCGGGATCAAGATCTCCAACCTGCCGGCATTTGCGCATCTGCCGGTGCAGGATTTTATCCAGTCTGTAAAGACCAGCGGTGAGCAGATTATCAAGAACAAAGGTTCCACGGTCTATGGCCCCGGTGAGGCTATCGCGACACTGGTTAAAACCATCCTTGGTGATGAGAACCGGATCCTGACCGTATCTGCATATGTGAAGAGCGAGGTCCATGGGATCGGAGGTGTCTGTATCGGCGTTCCTGCCCGGATCAACAAAAACGGTGCGTTCCCGGTGACCATCAGGATCGATGAATCCGAGGTTATTGCCTACCGGGAATCGGTTGAGAAGATCCGCGCCACCATCCACCAGATTATCGGCGAGCTGGAAAACGATAAGGATATAGGACCGGCAGCACCGAAACGGCAGAAAAAAACCCGCGTGTAA
- a CDS encoding elongation factor 1-beta produces MGSVVAILRVMPESPDIDLEKLKKALKDALPGIKDIQEEPIGFGLKALKLAAIVNDAGGETDALEGKLNAVPGVERAEIIEVTLN; encoded by the coding sequence ATGGGAAGCGTTGTAGCCATTCTCAGGGTTATGCCGGAGTCCCCGGACATTGACCTTGAAAAATTAAAGAAAGCACTCAAAGATGCGCTGCCCGGTATCAAGGATATCCAGGAAGAGCCGATCGGTTTTGGGCTCAAGGCCCTCAAGCTTGCGGCAATTGTCAACGACGCCGGCGGCGAGACCGATGCTCTCGAAGGAAAACTCAACGCGGTTCCCGGTGTCGAGAGAGCAGAGATCATTGAAGTAACGCTGAATTAA
- a CDS encoding zinc finger domain-containing protein, translating to MSDKKCTSCSAPLAEEGSTAFACPACGVEITRCYRCREQSIPYVCPKCGFGGP from the coding sequence ATGTCCGATAAAAAGTGTACATCCTGCAGCGCTCCGCTCGCAGAAGAGGGCTCAACGGCGTTCGCGTGCCCCGCATGCGGTGTCGAGATCACCCGGTGCTACCGGTGCAGGGAGCAGAGTATTCCCTACGTCTGCCCGAAATGCGGATTCGGGGGACCGTAA
- a CDS encoding amino acid kinase family protein translates to MRSQVTHGGEEGSAHLTVVKLGGSLARHAREIIPVIRAARRPLLIVPGGGVFADAVRQSEADSDTAHWMACAAMDQYGWMLAAQGIKTTSRLACPAGPRILLPYCTMRRHDPLPHSWDVTSDTIAAWVAGRLGGDLLVLKSVDGITDEGKLVPRINKPRVTDVVDPQCIPYVLEHRIRTFILNGTDPARIERWLRGVKVPGTCIGTTF, encoded by the coding sequence ATGAGATCGCAGGTCACACACGGGGGAGAAGAGGGAAGCGCACACCTTACGGTCGTAAAACTGGGAGGGAGCCTTGCACGCCATGCCAGGGAAATTATCCCGGTCATTCGCGCTGCCCGGCGTCCCTTGCTGATCGTCCCGGGCGGAGGGGTATTTGCCGATGCGGTCCGGCAATCGGAAGCCGACAGTGATACAGCTCACTGGATGGCATGTGCCGCCATGGATCAGTACGGCTGGATGCTCGCCGCGCAGGGAATAAAAACAACATCAAGGCTGGCATGCCCGGCAGGACCGCGTATCCTCCTGCCCTATTGTACAATGCGCCGCCATGATCCTCTGCCCCATTCGTGGGACGTGACCTCTGACACCATCGCGGCATGGGTTGCCGGCAGGCTCGGGGGGGATCTCCTTGTTCTCAAATCCGTTGACGGCATCACCGATGAAGGGAAACTGGTTCCCCGCATAAATAAGCCCAGGGTAACGGATGTTGTTGATCCCCAGTGTATTCCTTATGTACTCGAACACCGGATCCGGACCTTTATTCTCAATGGAACCGATCCTGCACGGATAGAACGATGGCTTCGCGGGGTTAAGGTCCCTGGCACCTGCATTGGTACAACCTTTTAA
- a CDS encoding phospholipase D-like domain-containing protein: MTCSAVQIIEFCPDPYLPDDADEYIVLSGDGSLDGVAVSDNHGGFRFPQGTVIHGTLTIARNGAAFEKTHGTSPDFEWQDYSPSVPDVVSGNQLRLANTRDELLVYENSRLVQKITWPGDVKPREGQVHYLEEGTWDPRPLMLGQSRLALTSFENVTVTAFVSPDSSLAVFSGAVDSAQHRVLANVYELTSTNITHTLTYARKRGVDVSVLVEGGPVGGIPAAEKSAISVLNQSGIPVLAMASSEGGHVPYRYDHAKYVIIDDRAVLVTSENFGHSGFPPAGETGNRGWGVVMEDPRLAAYFADLYQTDTSGSAITPVYGTAGPGENYTIISRPVVFEPVTFTGARVTPVIAPDTSAGITGLLNSAQESIEIQQAYITNESKTRLNPYLATAINASRRGVQVRVLLDSYWYNTEDEADNDEMVALINRIAATENLPLEARCADLGATGLEKIHNKGVIVDGRAVLVSSINWNTNSPGFNREAGVIIEQPGVAMYFRGVFDADWSPAVRSPHPPTDYLKIACVITVIGLLMLLYYYRHMR; the protein is encoded by the coding sequence GTGACCTGCAGTGCCGTGCAGATCATAGAATTCTGCCCGGACCCCTATCTCCCCGATGATGCAGATGAGTACATTGTCCTGTCCGGGGATGGATCCCTTGATGGAGTCGCTGTCTCCGATAATCACGGCGGTTTCCGGTTTCCGCAAGGTACGGTTATCCATGGAACCCTGACGATCGCGCGGAATGGTGCGGCCTTTGAAAAGACTCATGGAACCTCTCCGGATTTTGAATGGCAGGATTATTCTCCCAGTGTACCGGATGTTGTCTCCGGTAACCAGCTTCGACTGGCTAACACCCGTGACGAACTGCTGGTGTACGAGAACAGCCGGCTCGTGCAGAAGATCACCTGGCCCGGTGATGTGAAGCCCCGGGAAGGCCAGGTGCATTATCTCGAAGAAGGTACCTGGGATCCCCGGCCGCTCATGCTTGGCCAGTCCCGTCTGGCCCTGACGAGCTTTGAAAATGTGACCGTTACCGCCTTTGTCTCCCCTGATTCTTCCCTTGCGGTCTTTTCCGGTGCTGTTGACTCCGCGCAGCACCGGGTGCTGGCAAATGTCTACGAACTGACCAGCACAAATATTACCCATACCCTGACTTATGCCAGGAAACGGGGGGTGGATGTATCTGTTCTTGTCGAGGGTGGACCGGTAGGGGGGATCCCGGCAGCGGAGAAATCTGCAATTTCTGTGTTGAACCAGAGCGGGATCCCTGTTCTTGCAATGGCCTCATCTGAGGGAGGGCATGTGCCGTACCGGTACGATCATGCAAAATACGTGATTATTGATGATCGCGCAGTGCTGGTGACCAGCGAGAACTTCGGGCACAGCGGTTTTCCCCCGGCAGGGGAGACCGGGAACCGGGGATGGGGAGTCGTGATGGAGGATCCCCGTCTTGCGGCATACTTTGCCGATCTGTACCAGACTGATACATCGGGTTCGGCCATCACTCCGGTATATGGAACAGCGGGACCCGGGGAAAATTACACCATAATTTCCCGGCCGGTGGTCTTTGAACCTGTGACGTTTACCGGGGCCCGGGTGACCCCGGTCATCGCCCCGGATACAAGCGCCGGGATCACCGGTCTCCTCAATTCCGCACAGGAAAGTATCGAGATCCAGCAGGCATACATTACCAACGAGTCGAAAACCCGTCTTAACCCATACCTTGCCACAGCAATCAATGCATCACGGCGCGGGGTTCAGGTGCGGGTGCTCCTTGATTCTTACTGGTATAATACAGAGGACGAGGCTGATAACGATGAGATGGTGGCGCTCATCAACCGGATCGCCGCAACTGAAAACCTGCCGCTTGAAGCACGCTGTGCAGATCTTGGTGCAACCGGTCTTGAAAAGATCCATAACAAAGGGGTAATTGTCGATGGCCGTGCAGTGCTTGTCAGCAGCATTAACTGGAACACAAACTCTCCCGGTTTCAACCGGGAGGCTGGTGTGATTATTGAACAACCGGGGGTGGCCATGTATTTCCGCGGAGTCTTCGATGCCGACTGGAGTCCTGCGGTGCGTTCTCCGCATCCCCCGACCGATTACCTGAAAATTGCCTGTGTCATTACGGTCATCGGCCTTCTTATGCTCCTCTATTATTACCGGCATATGCGATAA
- a CDS encoding transcriptional regulator yields MTKHTCTLMHCDSMVRNLLPPMRAEMVSRLVNNQGLSQSDAAKRLGVTRAAVSQYLSRKRGYGAIALSSDLDAMIDRWALAVVTGESDINLCDVCQCALKKE; encoded by the coding sequence ATGACAAAGCATACCTGCACGCTCATGCACTGCGACAGCATGGTTCGTAACCTCCTGCCACCCATGAGGGCGGAGATGGTATCCAGGCTTGTCAACAACCAGGGCCTCAGCCAGAGCGATGCAGCAAAGAGACTGGGCGTTACGCGGGCTGCAGTGTCCCAGTACCTGAGCAGGAAAAGAGGATACGGTGCGATTGCGCTTTCTTCCGACCTTGATGCGATGATTGATCGCTGGGCACTTGCCGTGGTCACCGGAGAGAGCGATATCAACCTCTGCGATGTGTGCCAGTGCGCACTTAAGAAAGAATAG
- a CDS encoding MarR family transcriptional regulator, producing MYQQTLPPSSRTVLEILDIGGAMTHKDLVTKSHLAPRTVRYALKKLKERHLIIEKFNFRDARQIIYQNRPVTTSESQPAIV from the coding sequence ATGTATCAGCAGACATTACCCCCCTCATCACGGACGGTACTGGAGATCCTGGACATCGGGGGCGCCATGACCCACAAGGATCTGGTCACGAAGAGCCACCTTGCCCCGCGGACCGTGAGATATGCCTTAAAGAAACTCAAGGAACGCCACCTTATCATCGAGAAATTCAATTTCCGGGATGCGCGGCAGATTATCTACCAGAACAGGCCCGTAACCACCTCAGAATCCCAGCCGGCCATTGTATGA
- the nadC gene encoding carboxylating nicotinate-nucleotide diphosphorylase yields MVSLEYLLKFIDEDAPSGDVTSDAIIPEITCHAVIRAEQEGVAAGLEEAGTLFSHFGVEARPETRDGSTVKAGEVLLTLSGPAKKILLVERTALNIIGRMSGIATQTKAMADTVKAENPRCRVAGTRKTCPGLRALDKKAIVLGGGDPHRTCLSDGILIKDNHLALVSISEAIARARAASAYRKIEIETESAHDAVTAARAGADILLLDNMSPDSIRDTIGNLESVGLRDRVTIELSGGITAGTIRDYAQTGADLISLGALTHTVRNFSVTLEIRK; encoded by the coding sequence ATGGTTTCGCTGGAATACCTGCTGAAATTTATTGATGAGGATGCGCCGTCCGGCGATGTGACTTCGGATGCCATTATTCCCGAGATAACCTGTCATGCAGTGATCCGGGCAGAGCAGGAAGGTGTTGCTGCAGGTCTTGAAGAGGCCGGGACGCTTTTTTCTCATTTCGGCGTGGAGGCGCGGCCGGAGACCAGGGACGGTTCAACCGTTAAGGCCGGGGAGGTTCTTCTCACGCTGTCTGGCCCGGCAAAGAAGATCCTGCTTGTGGAACGCACCGCGCTCAACATCATTGGCAGGATGAGCGGGATTGCCACGCAGACAAAAGCCATGGCAGATACGGTGAAGGCGGAAAACCCCCGCTGCCGGGTGGCCGGGACGCGCAAGACCTGCCCGGGGCTGCGCGCGCTGGACAAAAAGGCGATCGTGCTTGGCGGGGGTGATCCCCACAGGACATGCCTGAGTGATGGCATCCTTATCAAGGACAATCATCTGGCCCTCGTCTCCATCAGCGAGGCAATCGCCCGTGCCAGGGCCGCAAGTGCCTACCGTAAGATCGAGATCGAGACAGAGTCTGCCCACGATGCTGTCACCGCTGCCCGCGCAGGCGCGGATATCCTGCTTCTCGACAACATGTCTCCGGACAGTATCCGGGATACCATTGGCAATCTCGAATCTGTGGGTCTCCGTGACCGGGTCACCATCGAGCTTTCGGGAGGTATCACCGCAGGAACGATTCGTGATTATGCACAGACAGGTGCAGATCTCATCAGTCTTGGGGCACTCACCCACACCGTCAGGAATTTTTCGGTAACACTGGAAATCCGGAAATAA
- the nadX gene encoding aspartate dehydrogenase has product MMRIGLLGCGNIGHIIARHAEGFTIPAVYDTKPERAKEIADLCNGKAYGDFAAFLEADTDIVVEAASVGAARAHAQEVLEHKKNLVIMSVGALTDQELREGLVAVARQTGTKIYVPSGAIFGLDNVKIGQISPISKLLLKTTKSPQSLGLDAPIRRRIFSGKAHECIKLYPKNVNVSVAMGLAAGQDADVELWVDPAADKNIHELFIEGDFGETYIRVTNVPSPENPATSYLAALSILSLLKNLDSPLVIGT; this is encoded by the coding sequence ATGATGCGGATCGGGCTTTTGGGCTGCGGCAATATCGGGCATATCATCGCCCGGCACGCGGAAGGGTTCACGATCCCGGCAGTCTACGACACCAAACCTGAACGGGCAAAAGAGATCGCAGATCTCTGCAACGGGAAAGCATACGGGGACTTTGCAGCGTTCCTCGAAGCAGACACCGATATCGTGGTTGAGGCCGCTTCGGTGGGTGCGGCGCGGGCGCACGCACAGGAAGTTCTCGAACACAAAAAGAACCTCGTTATTATGAGCGTGGGAGCGCTTACCGATCAGGAACTCAGGGAGGGCCTTGTGGCTGTGGCACGGCAGACCGGGACAAAGATCTATGTCCCGAGCGGAGCGATTTTCGGGCTGGACAACGTAAAGATAGGGCAGATCTCCCCCATCTCGAAGCTGCTCTTAAAGACCACCAAGAGCCCGCAATCCCTTGGCCTCGATGCACCAATCCGCCGGCGGATCTTCTCCGGCAAGGCACATGAGTGCATCAAATTGTATCCCAAGAACGTGAATGTCTCAGTTGCCATGGGTCTTGCAGCCGGCCAGGATGCGGACGTGGAACTCTGGGTGGATCCGGCGGCAGACAAGAATATCCATGAGCTCTTCATTGAGGGAGACTTTGGCGAGACCTACATCCGGGTGACCAATGTGCCCAGCCCCGAGAACCCGGCAACAAGTTACCTTGCGGCACTCTCCATCCTCTCGCTCTTAAAAAACCTTGACAGCCCGCTGGTCATCGGGACATAA
- a CDS encoding tRNA (N(6)-L-threonylcarbamoyladenosine(37)-C(2))-methylthiotransferase, with the protein MDGNRSTRGSPDPGDLFAGLAGKRVYIETYGCRYNFGDTANLVAVLKHYGSTVVPAPEDADAVVVNTCTVVGPTERRMLRRLSALQEKPLFVTGCMPLVQREAILAVCSPVIIHPDTIREASRALMTVGSESVGIVQIAQGCLGRCTYCITRRARGPLRSFPVQEIRNKIEEYVRAGAYEIQLTAQDTSAWGRDTGQRLPDLLTALSSIPGNFRLRVGMMNPATTLGILDDLIDAFASDRLFRFVHLPVQSGSDRILEQMGRGYTVREFEEIVSAFRGRYPDISIATDFIVGFPGETEEDFSRSLELIGRIRPAKVNVTRYSPRPFTGPFEEKDFPDAVKKDRSRILNAYAEEQYVALNRPLLGTMVFCVVTEKIRPGSVMARTASYQGLVIGEELSVGTAAVVRLKKDRKYFFMGDLLSRDPSHMRGVD; encoded by the coding sequence ATGGACGGGAACCGATCTACGCGTGGCAGCCCTGATCCGGGCGATCTGTTTGCCGGTCTTGCCGGCAAACGGGTGTATATCGAGACCTACGGGTGCCGCTATAACTTCGGCGACACGGCGAATCTGGTTGCCGTCCTTAAGCACTACGGAAGTACCGTTGTCCCTGCCCCGGAAGACGCGGATGCGGTCGTGGTCAATACCTGCACGGTGGTCGGTCCTACGGAACGGCGCATGCTCCGCCGCCTTTCTGCATTGCAGGAGAAACCGCTTTTTGTTACCGGCTGCATGCCGCTTGTCCAGCGCGAAGCGATCCTTGCGGTCTGTTCACCGGTTATTATTCATCCGGATACGATCCGCGAAGCCTCCCGGGCCCTTATGACCGTTGGCTCCGAAAGCGTAGGGATCGTCCAGATTGCCCAGGGCTGCCTTGGGCGGTGCACCTACTGCATCACGCGCAGGGCCCGGGGGCCTCTCAGGAGTTTCCCTGTCCAGGAGATCCGAAATAAAATCGAAGAATATGTCAGGGCTGGCGCATACGAGATCCAGCTGACCGCACAGGATACCAGCGCATGGGGACGGGATACGGGGCAGCGCCTGCCGGATCTGCTTACCGCTCTCTCTTCCATCCCGGGAAATTTCCGGCTCCGGGTCGGAATGATGAACCCGGCTACTACCCTGGGTATCCTTGACGATCTGATCGATGCCTTTGCCAGCGATCGGCTCTTCCGGTTCGTGCACCTGCCGGTCCAGTCGGGATCCGATCGCATTCTCGAACAGATGGGGCGGGGCTATACGGTCCGGGAATTCGAGGAGATCGTCTCTGCATTCCGCGGGCGATACCCGGATATCTCCATTGCAACCGATTTCATCGTAGGGTTCCCGGGGGAGACCGAAGAGGACTTCTCCCGATCCCTTGAGCTGATCGGGCGGATCCGGCCCGCCAAGGTTAATGTGACACGATATTCGCCGCGGCCGTTCACCGGGCCGTTTGAGGAAAAGGACTTTCCGGATGCAGTAAAAAAAGATCGCTCCCGTATTCTGAACGCGTACGCGGAGGAGCAGTATGTCGCACTCAACCGTCCTCTTCTCGGGACTATGGTCTTCTGCGTAGTCACCGAGAAGATCCGGCCCGGCTCGGTCATGGCCCGGACCGCCTCGTACCAGGGCCTCGTCATCGGTGAGGAGCTGTCTGTCGGGACTGCTGCAGTTGTCCGGCTCAAAAAAGACCGGAAGTACTTCTTTATGGGGGATCTCCTCTCCCGGGATCCATCTCATATGCGGGGGGTCGATTAA
- the iorA gene encoding indolepyruvate ferredoxin oxidoreductase subunit alpha, protein MERHYLLGNEAIAHACLESGIGFVSGYPGTPSSEVVDVLRAQKDPPFYLEWSVNEKVALENALAAAWCGLRAICTMKHVGLNVAADPLMTSAYTGVTGGLVILSADDPFAHSSQNEQDTRCYAHFARLPCLDPAGVQEAHDMVGTAFALSEEFRLPVLFRPTTRICHSKGDVALGAVVPNERKGEFHKDPRQYVVIPAHTRILHKKLNEKQPALKKRLVELGLNAYTISGKTAVIASGIGAAYVQELLPPNVSFMKIGAYPIDEAWLGEFAKKHEKILVIEELAPVVEEAVRQVAGCVPVFGKINGYAPYEGELSPGVVAGIMVKAGFLEKNPFAAPIPVPDLPLRPPILCAGCHHRAAFYAAKKVFGPTAVYPSDIGCYTLGLQLGAVDTTICMGASITVGSGIAHSDPLRDVVCTIGDSTFLHTGIQGLMNAVYNGANMTVIILDNRITAMTGHQPNPNTGVTATGVETPPVSLDAVCRACGATFVETVDPYDMTGMLRVLEDAKAKKGVKVIIAKQMCVIVARRTGVKRGRYAVNPEICTGCGTCVRFGCPAIELVDKKARINELCSGCAVCARLCPVGAISLEVRR, encoded by the coding sequence ATGGAACGACACTATCTTCTCGGGAATGAAGCCATAGCCCACGCCTGTCTTGAATCGGGCATCGGGTTTGTAAGCGGGTACCCCGGCACCCCGTCATCGGAAGTGGTCGATGTGCTCCGTGCGCAGAAAGACCCGCCCTTTTATCTCGAATGGTCGGTAAACGAGAAAGTTGCCCTTGAAAATGCTCTCGCTGCCGCGTGGTGCGGGCTGCGGGCGATCTGCACGATGAAGCACGTAGGCCTTAACGTTGCCGCTGATCCGCTGATGACCAGCGCCTATACCGGGGTAACCGGTGGCCTTGTGATCCTGAGTGCCGATGATCCGTTCGCACACAGTTCCCAGAACGAACAGGATACGCGGTGCTATGCCCATTTTGCCCGGCTCCCCTGCCTCGATCCCGCAGGTGTGCAGGAGGCACACGATATGGTCGGTACCGCGTTTGCCCTTTCCGAGGAGTTTCGCCTGCCGGTGCTGTTCCGTCCCACCACCCGGATCTGCCACTCCAAAGGTGATGTGGCGCTGGGCGCTGTTGTACCGAATGAGCGAAAAGGTGAGTTCCATAAGGATCCCCGGCAATATGTCGTGATTCCGGCCCACACGCGGATCCTGCACAAGAAACTCAACGAAAAGCAGCCCGCTCTCAAAAAACGCCTTGTCGAACTGGGGCTCAACGCGTACACCATCAGCGGAAAGACCGCTGTCATCGCGAGCGGGATCGGGGCAGCCTACGTTCAGGAGCTCCTCCCTCCCAACGTTTCGTTCATGAAGATCGGGGCATACCCCATTGATGAGGCTTGGTTGGGGGAATTTGCCAAAAAGCACGAGAAGATCCTGGTCATCGAGGAACTTGCCCCGGTGGTCGAGGAGGCTGTCCGGCAGGTTGCCGGGTGTGTTCCGGTCTTTGGGAAGATCAACGGGTACGCGCCGTACGAAGGGGAACTTTCGCCGGGCGTGGTCGCCGGGATCATGGTAAAGGCCGGGTTTTTGGAGAAAAACCCGTTTGCCGCTCCCATCCCTGTTCCGGACCTTCCCCTGCGCCCCCCCATCCTCTGCGCCGGCTGCCACCACCGCGCGGCGTTCTATGCGGCAAAGAAGGTCTTTGGCCCGACCGCAGTCTACCCAAGCGACATCGGATGCTACACGCTGGGGCTCCAGCTGGGCGCAGTGGACACCACGATCTGTATGGGTGCATCCATCACGGTCGGGAGCGGGATCGCGCATTCCGATCCGTTGCGTGATGTGGTCTGCACAATCGGCGATTCGACGTTCCTGCACACGGGTATCCAGGGGCTGATGAATGCGGTGTACAACGGTGCAAACATGACCGTGATCATCCTCGACAACCGGATCACCGCGATGACCGGCCACCAGCCCAACCCGAATACCGGGGTAACCGCTACCGGTGTGGAGACTCCTCCGGTCTCCCTTGATGCGGTTTGCCGCGCCTGTGGGGCGACCTTTGTCGAAACGGTCGATCCCTACGACATGACCGGCATGCTCCGGGTGCTTGAGGATGCAAAGGCCAAAAAGGGCGTTAAGGTGATCATCGCAAAACAGATGTGCGTGATCGTGGCCCGACGCACCGGGGTAAAACGGGGCCGCTATGCCGTCAACCCGGAGATCTGTACCGGCTGCGGCACCTGCGTGCGCTTTGGCTGCCCGGCAATCGAGCTTGTGGACAAGAAGGCCCGGATCAACGAGCTCTGCAGCGGGTGTGCGGTCTGTGCCCGGCTCTGTCCTGTCGGGGCGATATCCCTGGAGGTGCGGAGATGA